The following coding sequences are from one Psychrobacter sp. AH5 window:
- a CDS encoding glucose 1-dehydrogenase translates to MTDQSANKDFPKQQQSLPGSQQQQHPSPEVLPRDYPNGKLAGKVAIVTGADSGIGQAVAILFAKEGADVIVSYLCEDEDAKVTKEHIESYERRCLLVASDLAKESNCKALVDKAITEFGHIDILVNNAGRQVEQQTLSDISTQQLDKTIHTNFYPHFWLSKYALEHMSAGSSIINTTSITAYRGSDHLMDYAATKGAILSFTRALANNLMSNNKGIRVNGVAPGPIWTPLIVASFTPDEIEEFGKSSPMGRAGQPNEVAPAYLYLASDDASYVTGQVIHVNGGEIIGG, encoded by the coding sequence ATGACGGATCAATCAGCAAATAAAGACTTTCCAAAGCAGCAGCAGTCGCTACCCGGCTCGCAGCAACAGCAGCACCCAAGCCCCGAAGTGTTACCGCGCGACTATCCAAATGGTAAGCTCGCTGGCAAAGTGGCTATTGTCACAGGCGCCGATAGTGGAATTGGGCAGGCCGTCGCTATTTTATTTGCCAAAGAAGGCGCGGATGTCATCGTAAGCTACCTTTGTGAAGATGAAGACGCAAAAGTAACTAAAGAGCATATCGAGTCTTATGAGCGCCGCTGTCTACTAGTCGCCTCAGATTTAGCAAAAGAGTCCAATTGTAAAGCGCTTGTAGACAAGGCAATTACTGAGTTTGGTCATATTGATATCTTAGTCAATAATGCCGGTCGACAAGTGGAGCAGCAAACGCTATCAGATATCAGTACTCAGCAGCTTGACAAGACCATTCATACTAACTTTTATCCGCACTTTTGGCTCAGTAAATATGCACTAGAGCATATGTCAGCGGGCAGTAGCATTATTAATACTACCTCAATCACTGCCTATCGCGGCAGCGATCATCTGATGGATTACGCTGCGACTAAAGGCGCAATCTTATCCTTCACCCGCGCTTTGGCTAATAATTTGATGAGTAATAATAAAGGTATTCGCGTTAATGGAGTCGCGCCAGGACCAATTTGGACGCCGCTAATCGTCGCATCATTCACCCCCGATGAGATTGAAGAGTTTGGAAAGAGCTCCCCTATGGGACGTGCCGGTCAACCTAATGAAGTCGCGCCAGCTTATTTATACTTAGCAAGCGATGATGCCAGTTACGTGACAGGACAGGTCATCCACGTCAACGGCGGAGAGATAATCGGCGGCTAA
- a CDS encoding DUF465 domain-containing protein translates to MRKTDTLQDNKEIINELKQKDSHFAVIFDEHTQLDEQINRLEKDRVKQASCDDEIEQMKRRKLQLKDEIYRIIDKNKV, encoded by the coding sequence ATGAGAAAAACAGATACCTTACAAGATAATAAAGAGATCATTAATGAGCTAAAACAAAAAGATAGCCACTTTGCGGTTATCTTTGATGAACATACTCAGCTCGATGAGCAAATTAATAGGCTTGAGAAAGATCGGGTCAAGCAAGCCAGCTGTGATGATGAGATTGAGCAGATGAAGCGCCGTAAGCTGCAGCTCAAAGACGAGATCTATAGGATAATCGATAAAAATAAAGTATAG
- the ahpF gene encoding alkyl hydroperoxide reductase subunit F, which yields MLDQSLLDAVKSYSENMTRPISFVLGTGEHEKRSELVDFLTKIAGTTEKINFEVDNVDYIDSSLPSPISFAVRSHVDSEIVDNGIVFSGIPGGHEFTSLILAILQAGGHKLKLDEGIQKLVKRFNKPLEFQTYVSLSCHSCPEVVQALNQFSLLNEGISNEMIDGALFQEQVEANNIQGVPAVFLNGKPFANGLIDTAKLIEKLQEQFPDLLEGSSDDAEQLEQQDVTIIGAGPAGVAAAIYTARKGLKVTMVADRIGGQVKDTQDIENLISVPLTTGTHLSADFEKHLQEYNITLKQHVTVKEIGETKDENYSIHLNTGEQFETRSIILATGAQWRKLGVPGEEENVGKGVAYCAHCDGPFFKGKEISVIGGGNSGVEAALDLAGIVKHVTVLEFADELKADQVLINKAKEKANIEFITSAATKEIKATDGKVSSIVFEDRKTGETHERDLAGVFVQIGLVPNTDFIKGFVDLNRFGEIEIDEKCRTDRKGIFACGDVTTVPFKQINIAMGEGSKAALSAFEYLVMQ from the coding sequence ATGTTAGATCAAAGTTTATTAGACGCCGTAAAAAGTTATAGCGAAAATATGACTCGTCCTATTAGTTTTGTATTAGGCACAGGCGAGCACGAAAAGCGTAGCGAATTAGTCGATTTTTTGACTAAAATCGCCGGTACTACTGAGAAGATTAATTTTGAGGTAGATAACGTTGATTATATCGATAGTAGCTTGCCAAGCCCGATTAGTTTTGCGGTGCGTAGTCACGTTGATAGCGAGATAGTCGATAACGGTATTGTCTTTAGTGGTATTCCGGGTGGTCACGAATTCACCTCACTGATTTTAGCTATTTTGCAGGCTGGCGGTCATAAACTAAAGCTTGATGAAGGCATTCAAAAGCTAGTCAAACGCTTTAATAAGCCGCTAGAGTTTCAGACTTATGTGTCGCTATCTTGCCATAGTTGTCCAGAAGTGGTGCAAGCGTTAAACCAGTTCTCACTGCTAAACGAAGGCATCAGTAACGAGATGATCGATGGCGCGCTATTCCAAGAACAAGTAGAAGCCAATAATATCCAAGGCGTACCAGCGGTATTCTTAAATGGTAAGCCTTTTGCTAATGGTCTTATCGATACTGCTAAGCTGATTGAAAAGCTGCAAGAGCAATTTCCTGACTTGTTAGAAGGTAGTAGCGATGACGCAGAGCAATTAGAGCAGCAAGATGTCACTATCATCGGTGCCGGTCCTGCTGGCGTTGCCGCCGCAATTTATACCGCCCGTAAAGGTCTGAAAGTAACGATGGTTGCGGATCGTATCGGTGGTCAGGTCAAAGATACCCAAGATATTGAGAACTTGATCTCTGTGCCGTTAACCACCGGTACGCATCTATCGGCGGACTTTGAAAAGCATCTGCAAGAGTACAATATTACTCTCAAGCAGCACGTGACGGTCAAAGAGATCGGTGAGACTAAAGATGAGAATTACAGTATTCATCTAAACACCGGCGAGCAGTTTGAAACGCGTAGTATCATCCTAGCGACTGGCGCGCAGTGGCGTAAGCTTGGCGTACCGGGTGAAGAAGAAAACGTCGGTAAAGGCGTGGCATATTGTGCGCATTGTGACGGGCCTTTCTTTAAAGGTAAAGAGATCTCAGTGATCGGCGGTGGTAACTCAGGAGTTGAGGCGGCGCTTGACTTGGCAGGTATTGTTAAGCACGTGACGGTTCTTGAATTCGCTGATGAGCTAAAAGCAGATCAGGTGCTCATTAATAAGGCCAAAGAAAAAGCAAATATCGAGTTTATCACTAGTGCGGCGACCAAAGAGATCAAAGCGACTGATGGCAAGGTTAGCTCTATTGTCTTTGAAGATCGCAAAACTGGCGAGACTCATGAGCGCGATTTGGCTGGGGTATTTGTACAGATTGGCTTGGTGCCAAATACTGATTTTATCAAAGGTTTTGTCGATCTAAACCGCTTTGGCGAGATTGAGATTGACGAGAAATGCCGTACTGATCGCAAAGGTATCTTTGCTTGTGGGGATGTAACCACTGTGCCATTTAAGCAGATTAATATTGCTATGGGCGAGGGTTCTAAAGCCGCGCTAAGTGCTTTTGAGTATTTGGTAATGCAATAA
- a CDS encoding TIGR01244 family sulfur transferase translates to MSHQISITGQITPDQVPMIAENGFKTIINNRPDGEEPGQPANADIEAAAIDAGLAYKEVLFAGNELNQSHVEEFADFFNQAEQPILIFCRTGNRSTGIYEAAKQMDLLDD, encoded by the coding sequence ATGAGCCATCAAATCAGTATTACCGGACAAATCACCCCTGATCAAGTGCCCATGATTGCCGAGAATGGCTTTAAAACCATTATCAATAATCGTCCTGACGGTGAAGAACCGGGTCAACCTGCCAACGCCGATATTGAGGCTGCTGCTATCGATGCCGGATTGGCTTATAAAGAAGTATTATTTGCTGGTAATGAGCTTAATCAAAGTCACGTTGAAGAGTTTGCAGACTTTTTTAATCAAGCTGAGCAGCCCATCTTGATATTCTGCCGTACCGGTAATCGCTCAACGGGTATCTATGAAGCCGCTAAGCAGATGGATTTATTAGATGATTAA
- a CDS encoding beta-lactamase hydrolase domain-containing protein — MTNDLTIYKQIYPVQCAKLAELGYRSIINIRPDDEHITQPTSLDLETATKQANLVYQHLPFDDERLSMMTVEQFTSFYHAFPKPILLFCGTGARAKLLYQSALMQGLL; from the coding sequence ATGACTAATGATCTGACTATCTATAAACAAATCTATCCGGTGCAGTGCGCTAAGCTTGCTGAGCTTGGCTATCGCTCGATTATCAATATTCGTCCTGATGACGAGCATATCACTCAGCCAACAAGCCTTGATTTGGAAACGGCTACTAAGCAAGCGAATTTGGTTTATCAGCATCTGCCCTTTGATGATGAGCGCTTGAGTATGATGACGGTTGAGCAGTTTACTAGCTTTTATCATGCTTTTCCCAAGCCGATACTGCTGTTTTGTGGGACTGGCGCGCGTGCCAAACTCTTATATCAAAGCGCTTTGATGCAAGGATTATTATAA